The Cherax quadricarinatus isolate ZL_2023a chromosome 81, ASM3850222v1, whole genome shotgun sequence genome includes a region encoding these proteins:
- the LOC128699809 gene encoding uncharacterized protein: MNTFVPLALTLLAVAANAAPAAQIGPLFGGTTTTTTESPVTTSERTLSVGSHPVPLNHGIKARSAQSPLDDDNSSTEKDDKTEPPVTIPAFRANRPFAPHSLTNDAPNSRPVRETDDTTTTTTTTFPTTSDSTFSAHLSPVGLSNSGSRPVRQLTSSTTEINTTTESDDVPRFHARVPIKTTQD; this comes from the exons ATGAATACCTTCGTGCCCCTCGCTCTTACACTCCTGGCTGTAGCAGCCAACGCTGCCCCAG CTGCGCAGATTGGTCCACTCTTcggcggcaccaccaccaccaccactgaaagTCCTGTTACCACTAGCGAACGTACACTGAGTGTGGGCAGTCACCCAGTGCCACTAAATCATGGCATTAAGGCTCGCAGTGCCCAGAGTCCTTTA GATGACGATAACTCATCAACTGAAAAAGATGACAAGACAGAGCCTCCAGTCACCATCCCAGCCTTCCGTGCCAACAGGCCATTTGCACCCCACAGCCTCACTAAC GATGCCCCCAACTCACGACCAGTGAGGGAGACAGAcgacaccaccacgaccaccaccacgaccttccccaccaccagtgACAGCACCTTCTCTGCTCACCTCTCACCTGTCGGTCTTTCTAAC TCTGGGTCACGACCTGTGAGGCAGCTCACCAGTTCCACCACTGAGATTAACACCACCACTGAG TCCGATGATGTCCCCAGGTTCCACGCCCGCGTCCCCATTAAGACGACCCAGGACTAA
- the LOC128699810 gene encoding uncharacterized protein isoform X3, with product MWGNNVGNKPAPPSHSIHNDDVKPTASPSDDSSEETSSEETPSEGSSSEESSEEDKTEVPATITSTHIKKPFTSPNNVNKLVASSSFSKTGSNSRPVRHVPSTTTEKNTSSTTVKTTTN from the exons ATGTGGGGCAATAATGTGGGCAATAAGCCAGCGCCTCCAAGCCACTCCATCCACAATGATGACGTAAAGCCAACAGCCTCACCA TCTGACGATTCCTCGGAAGAAACTTCCTCGGAAGAAACTCCTTCTGAAGGAAGTTCCTCGGAAGAAAGTTCAGAAGAAGACAAGACTGAGGTTCCAGCCACCATCACATCTACCCATATAAAGAAGCCATTTACCTCTCCCAACAATGTAAATAAACTTGTTGCATCCTCCAGCTTCAGCAAA ACTGGTTCCAACTCACGACCAGTGAGGCACGTACCTAGTACGACCACTGAGAAGAACACTAGTTCCACCACTGTCAAGACGACCACCAATTGA